CCGCGCGCTGGTGGACCGGGTGGCGGCGGTCGAGCGCGGCGTGGTCGGCGAGGGTGCGCCGCTGCGGCTGGCGGCCACGGTCGCGCGGGTGTATGCGCGGCTGCTGTCGTACAAGGACGAATACGAGGTCGCGCGCCTCTTCACCGACGGCAGCTTCTCGGCCGCGCTGGCGGCGCAGTTCGAGGGCGGCTGCACGCTGCGCTTCCACATGGCGCCGCCCTTCCTGGCGCGGCCCGACGGCAGCGGCCGGCCGCGCAAGATCGAGTTCGGGCCGCGCCTGATGCCGCTGATGAAGCTGCTGGCCCGCGGCAAGGTGCTGCGCGGCACGGCGCTCGATTTCTTCGGACGGACCGGCGAGCGCCGCATGGAAAGGGCGCTGCCGGCGGACTACGCGCGCTCCATCGAAGCACTGCTGCCGCGGCTGACGGCGGATGTCCTCGACAAGGCCGTCGTCTTCGCGTCGCTGGCCGAGGGCATCCGCGGCTACGGGCCGGTCAAGCTCGACAACCTGCGCATCGTGAAGCAGCGCGAGCGGGCGCTGGCCCACGAACTGGGCATCGACTTCCGCACCAGCGAGGCCGTCGCCTGCATGCTCGGGCGGCCCGGTGCCGCGGGCGGGGCCGCGGCGGCGGGGGTTCGGCGCGCGCGCCGTCGCGCTGAATCCGCGCGTTTCGCGGACGGTCAGCACGGCGGGGTGTTGAAGCGGCCCGGCGCGGCGGACCTGCGCCGGCGCCTGGCCAGCGTCTCGGAGGGAAGCTCCCCGAACAGTCCGCGGTATTCGGCGGCGAAGCGGCCCAGGTGCGAGAACCCGAATTCCAGCGCGGCCTCGGTGACGTTGCGCAGGCCGGCGGACGATTCGAGCATCTGCCGGCGCACCCCTTCGTAGCGGCGGTGCTTGACGTAGGCGCCCGGCGCCATGCCGAGCAGGCGGTGGAAGCGGTCGTACAGCGTGCGCAGGCTCATGTTGAACAGCGCCGCCAGTTCCCCGGCGCAGATCTCGCGCCGGATGTTGGCGTCGATGTAGCGGTCCACCCGGTCGAGAAAATCCTCGTCGTCCGCGCCGCGGCGGCCTTCCCCGGCGTTGCTGGGGAAGAGGTCCAGCAGCTTGGTCGCGAGGAGGCGTTCCATCTGCGCGGCGGCCAGGCGGTTCGGCCGGTCCTGCTGGTCCGCCTCCAGGTAGAGCATCTCGAGCAGGCGGAAGAAGGCGCTGTCGCGGTCGAGCGGAAAACCGGTGTTGCGGAATTCCACGCCCGCCGGCGGAACGTGGCCGAACTGCTCGCGGCAGCAGGCGTTGAGCACCGTGTTCGGCAGCTTCAGGATCATCTTCTGGCAATCCGACGAATAGCGCAGATCCACCGACTTGCCCGGATTGATCAAGGTCGCCCAGCCCGGCAGCAGGCGGATCTCCTCGTCGGGGTAATTGACCGTACAGGCGCCCTCGACCACCACCTGCAGGTGGTAGCAGTGGTCCAGGCCGGAACTCTTCACCAGCGCCCGGCCGCCGTAGGTGATCTCGCTCAAGGCCACGGCGCCCAGGTTCTTGTGCCGCAGGGTGGCGCGTGCGGTCGGGCTGAGGATGTCCAGCGTATGGTTGCCGATGTGGCTGCGGACATACGCCGACACCTCGAGCGGACTCGCCTTGTGGAAGACCGTGCCGGTCTTCAGCAGATTGGCTGCCATGTCGTCTCCGTGTCCCCGTTTCCGTGTCCCCGATCTGTGCCGGGGTCGGTGAGCCGTCCGCAGGCGGGACGGCCAGAAGATTCTAATGCACGCCCACGCGCCTGCCGGTGCGCATTTTTCGACCCGGGCGGGGCATTTCGCAAGCGGCGGACAAAGGTCCGCAATCAGTGGATATTTGAACGGATCCCCCCTTCGTAGAGTTCGTCGCGCGGCATTCGGGCCGCTGCGAGGCGTGATACGAGGAGGAGCCCATGAACGATTGGAACGAGATCCGGCACAGGATCTCCACCGCGGTGGAGGAGGACCCGGCCAGGGGCATCCATCGCATGCGGCGCGATGTCTTCACCGATCCGGAGCTGTTCGAACTGGAGATGAAGCACATCTTCGAGGGCAACTGGCTGTACGTCGCCCACGAGAGCCAGATCCCGAGACCGAACGACTACATCACTACCACCGTCGGCCGCCAGCCGGTCATCATCTCGCGCGACCGGGACGGCGTCCTGCATGCCTTCGTGAATGCCTGCGCGCATCGCGGCGCCACGCTGTGCCGCGACAGGAAGGGCAACAGGGCGGTGTATTCCTGCCCCTTCCACGGCTGGTCGTTCGGTTCGGACGGCCGTCTGCTGAAGGTGAAGGACCCGGAGGGCGCCGGCTATCCGGAGCAGTTCAACCGCGGCGGCTCGCACGACCTCACGCGCGTGCCGCGCTTCGAGTCCTACCGCGGCTTCCTGTTCGCGAGCCTGAACGCCGACGTCGCCCCGCTGGCCGAACATCTCGGCGACGCGGCGCGGATCATCGACATGATGGTCGACCAGGCGCCCGAAGGGCTGGAGGTGGTGCGCGGGTCGTCCACCTACGTCTTCGACGGCAACTGGAAGCTGCAGGCCGAGAACGGCGCCGACGGCTATCACGTCACCGCGACGCACTGGAACTACGTCGCAACCATCTCGCGGCGCAAGACCGGGCTTTCCGCCGACGACGTGAAGGCGATGGACGTGGGGAGCTGGAACCGGCAGGAGGGCGGCTTCTTCGCCTTCGGGAACGGCCACATGTGCCTGTGGATCAAGTGGCCGAACCCGCAGGACCGCCCGGTGTTCGAGCGCCGCGCGCAACTGGCGGAACGGTTCGGCGAGGCGAGGGCGGACTGGATGATCGCCCACCTGCGCAACCTCTGCCTGTACCCGAACGTGTTCCTGATGGACCAGATGAGTTCGCAGATCCGCGTCTTCCGCCCGCTGTCGGTGGACAAGACCGAAGTGACGATCCACTGCATCGCGCCCAGGGGCGAGAGCGACGAGGCGCGTGCGCGGCGGCTGCGCCAGTACGAGGACTTCTTCAACGCCAGCGGCATGGCGACGCCGGACGACCTGGAGGAATTCCGTGCCTGCCAGGAAGGCTACAACGGCCGCCTGGCGAAATG
This DNA window, taken from Thauera sp. K11, encodes the following:
- a CDS encoding Rieske 2Fe-2S domain-containing protein → MNDWNEIRHRISTAVEEDPARGIHRMRRDVFTDPELFELEMKHIFEGNWLYVAHESQIPRPNDYITTTVGRQPVIISRDRDGVLHAFVNACAHRGATLCRDRKGNRAVYSCPFHGWSFGSDGRLLKVKDPEGAGYPEQFNRGGSHDLTRVPRFESYRGFLFASLNADVAPLAEHLGDAARIIDMMVDQAPEGLEVVRGSSTYVFDGNWKLQAENGADGYHVTATHWNYVATISRRKTGLSADDVKAMDVGSWNRQEGGFFAFGNGHMCLWIKWPNPQDRPVFERRAQLAERFGEARADWMIAHLRNLCLYPNVFLMDQMSSQIRVFRPLSVDKTEVTIHCIAPRGESDEARARRLRQYEDFFNASGMATPDDLEEFRACQEGYNGRLAKWSDISRGAVHWVHGADDNARLLGMEPVMCGARQEDEGLYGVHHRYWVEAMTRAVEREARGESR